From one Phocaeicola salanitronis DSM 18170 genomic stretch:
- the metF gene encoding methylenetetrahydrofolate reductase [NAD(P)H], which yields MKVIELIKASEKTAFSFEILPPLKGTGIEKVYETIDLLREFDPKYINITTHRSEYVYTELGNGLFERKRIRRRPGTVAVAAAIQNKYGIPVVPHVLCSGFTREDIEYMLLDLQFLGITDLLVLRGDKAKHQSAFTPEEGGYSHAIELEAQINDFNQGIFVDGSPIKQPVHPFGYGVACYPEKHEEAPNMEQDIYWLKKKIETGAQYAVTQLFYDNQKYFAFVDRLRAEGINVPIIPGIKPFGKLSQLSVIPKTFKVDLPQELVSEAMKCKTDAEAAEVGVEWCISQCRELMAHGVPSIHFYTVGAAQSVSRVAKAIY from the coding sequence ATGAAAGTAATTGAATTAATCAAAGCATCGGAGAAGACCGCTTTCTCGTTCGAGATCCTCCCCCCCTTAAAGGGAACAGGCATCGAGAAAGTGTATGAAACCATCGACCTGCTCCGCGAATTTGATCCGAAATACATCAACATCACCACCCACCGGAGCGAATACGTCTATACCGAGCTGGGGAACGGATTGTTCGAACGGAAACGCATCCGCCGGCGTCCGGGTACGGTAGCCGTAGCCGCCGCTATCCAAAACAAATACGGCATTCCCGTAGTACCCCACGTATTGTGCAGCGGGTTCACACGCGAAGACATCGAGTACATGCTGCTCGACCTGCAATTCTTAGGCATCACCGACCTGCTGGTCCTCCGCGGAGACAAGGCGAAACACCAGTCGGCATTTACCCCCGAGGAAGGCGGATACAGCCATGCCATCGAACTGGAAGCACAGATAAACGACTTCAACCAAGGCATTTTCGTCGACGGATCGCCCATCAAACAACCCGTACACCCCTTCGGATACGGCGTGGCATGTTACCCCGAGAAGCACGAAGAAGCACCGAACATGGAACAAGACATTTACTGGCTGAAGAAAAAGATAGAAACGGGAGCGCAATATGCCGTGACCCAGCTTTTCTATGATAACCAGAAATATTTCGCCTTCGTGGACAGGCTCCGTGCAGAAGGCATCAACGTGCCCATCATCCCCGGCATCAAACCTTTCGGCAAGCTTTCCCAACTCTCGGTGATTCCGAAGACATTCAAGGTCGACCTGCCTCAGGAACTGGTATCGGAAGCGATGAAATGCAAGACCGATGCCGAAGCCGCCGAAGTAGGCGTGGAATGGTGCATCAGCCAATGCCGCGAACTGATGGCACACGGCGTACCCAGCATCCATTTCTATACCGTAGGAGCGGCACAGAGCGTAAGCCGTGTAGCAAAAGCCATTTATTAA
- a CDS encoding DNA polymerase III subunit: MYIKDIIGQNEAKQHLLTLAHERRVPHAMLFCGPSGSGKLPLALALARYLTCENPGEEDACGKCPSCQMMNKYAHPDVHFAFPVIKRKSGRDTVSADFLNEWRQQLLDTPYFTFHQWLARIGTENQQAQIFVSESDEIQRALSLKSSRGGYKIMIVWLPEKMNAECGNKLLKLLEEPPAQTVFMLVSEAPDTLMPTLTSRMQRFRLPPLHETDIASMLSSRYMLTPEDSREIAHLSEGSVITAIENIHLGEEHRMYFDLFTSLMRLAYARKLKELKGWSEQVAAMGRERQKNFLNYCEHMVRESFISNFRHPEMNYMAREEKQFTTRFAPFINERNVIGISTELQEAIRHIEQNANPKFVFFDFVLKIIVWLVKK, from the coding sequence ATGTACATCAAGGACATCATAGGGCAGAACGAAGCGAAACAACATCTCCTGACGTTGGCGCATGAAAGGCGCGTCCCTCACGCCATGCTTTTTTGCGGACCTTCGGGAAGCGGGAAACTTCCGTTGGCATTAGCGCTGGCAAGATACCTCACCTGCGAAAATCCCGGCGAGGAGGATGCGTGCGGAAAATGCCCTTCGTGCCAAATGATGAACAAATATGCTCATCCCGACGTGCATTTCGCCTTTCCGGTCATCAAGCGCAAAAGCGGGCGTGACACGGTATCGGCGGATTTCCTGAACGAGTGGAGGCAACAATTGCTGGACACGCCTTACTTCACGTTCCACCAATGGCTGGCACGCATCGGCACCGAGAACCAGCAAGCCCAAATATTCGTGAGCGAAAGCGATGAAATCCAGCGTGCCCTTTCCCTGAAATCATCGCGCGGAGGATATAAAATCATGATAGTCTGGCTTCCGGAAAAGATGAACGCCGAATGCGGGAACAAGCTGCTCAAGCTTTTGGAAGAGCCTCCTGCCCAGACGGTATTCATGCTGGTAAGCGAAGCGCCCGACACGCTGATGCCTACCCTGACAAGCCGCATGCAACGGTTCCGCCTCCCGCCCCTGCACGAAACGGATATCGCCTCAATGCTCTCCTCGCGTTATATGCTCACGCCTGAGGACAGCCGCGAAATAGCCCACCTCTCAGAAGGGAGCGTCATCACGGCTATCGAGAATATCCATTTGGGCGAAGAACACCGGATGTATTTCGACCTGTTCACCTCGCTCATGCGCCTGGCATACGCCCGGAAGCTGAAAGAGCTGAAAGGATGGAGCGAGCAGGTTGCCGCCATGGGGCGCGAACGCCAGAAAAATTTCCTGAACTATTGCGAACACATGGTACGCGAAAGTTTTATCTCTAACTTCCGGCATCCGGAAATGAACTACATGGCACGTGAAGAAAAACAATTCACCACACGTTTTGCCCCGTTCATCAACGAGCGGAATGTAATAGGCATCAGCACGGAATTGCAGGAAGCCATCCGGCATATCGAACAAAACGCGAACCCGAAATTCGTCTTCTTCGATTTCGTACTGAAGATTATTGTATGGTTAGTAAAAAAATAA
- a CDS encoding PSP1 domain-containing protein has product MENKFILKNGSGSLSCKGCGKQDNKLNTYDWLADVPGNAEMEDMVEVQFKNTRKGYYKNSNHLKLEKGDIVAVEASPGHDIGTVTLTGRLVPLQMRKANIKPDAEIRRVYRKAKAVDMEKYHEAKSREHNTMIRSRQIALQLGLQMKIGDVEYQGDGNKAIFYYIADERVDFRQLIKVLAEAFRVRIEMKQIGARQEAGRIGGIGPCGRELCCATWMTNFVSVSTSAARYQDISLNPQKLAGQCAKLKCCLNYEVDAYVECQKRLPSKEITLETADATYYYFKADILEGTITYSTDKNFLANEVTIPAKRAFEIINKNKQGEKPAKLSDEGSTDSTKSKDLLEQESVTRFDKSKNKKKKKKGGENRNNNNPEAQARNNAEPKSNANGNATSTAPQASAQSSKKAKNKGERTEHKGNEAQKQANAKLPVPVSKQPASKKLPMVAKASTPNPPSGKAENNGNRHNNRNRNNRRPKGNEEGDASSATNIKAN; this is encoded by the coding sequence ATGGAGAATAAATTTATATTGAAAAACGGAAGCGGCTCGCTCAGTTGCAAGGGCTGCGGAAAACAAGATAACAAGCTGAACACCTACGACTGGCTGGCAGATGTGCCGGGCAATGCCGAAATGGAAGATATGGTGGAAGTGCAGTTCAAAAACACCCGAAAAGGATATTACAAGAACAGCAACCACCTGAAATTGGAAAAAGGAGACATCGTAGCGGTAGAAGCCAGTCCGGGACACGACATCGGAACCGTAACGTTAACCGGACGCCTGGTACCCCTCCAGATGCGTAAAGCCAACATCAAACCCGATGCCGAAATACGCCGTGTGTACCGGAAAGCCAAAGCCGTTGATATGGAAAAATACCACGAAGCCAAAAGCCGCGAACACAATACCATGATACGCTCGCGCCAAATCGCCCTGCAATTGGGCTTGCAAATGAAAATCGGTGACGTGGAATACCAAGGAGACGGGAACAAGGCCATTTTCTATTACATCGCCGATGAACGTGTGGACTTCCGCCAGCTGATTAAGGTACTGGCAGAAGCGTTCCGCGTGCGTATCGAGATGAAACAAATCGGGGCACGCCAAGAAGCCGGACGTATCGGAGGGATCGGTCCATGCGGACGGGAATTATGTTGTGCCACGTGGATGACCAACTTCGTTTCGGTATCGACCAGTGCCGCACGCTATCAGGACATTTCGCTCAATCCGCAAAAGCTGGCAGGACAATGCGCCAAACTTAAATGTTGCCTCAACTATGAAGTGGATGCCTACGTGGAATGCCAAAAGCGCCTGCCCAGTAAGGAAATCACACTGGAAACCGCAGATGCCACCTATTATTATTTCAAAGCAGACATTCTGGAAGGAACCATCACCTACTCGACCGACAAGAATTTCCTTGCCAATGAAGTGACTATCCCGGCAAAGCGTGCTTTCGAAATCATCAACAAGAACAAGCAAGGAGAAAAACCTGCCAAACTTTCTGATGAAGGAAGCACCGATTCAACGAAATCGAAAGACTTGCTGGAGCAGGAAAGCGTAACCCGCTTCGATAAGAGCAAAAACAAGAAAAAGAAGAAAAAAGGAGGAGAAAACCGGAACAACAATAACCCGGAAGCTCAGGCAAGAAACAATGCCGAGCCCAAATCCAATGCAAACGGGAACGCTACATCCACGGCTCCTCAAGCTTCTGCCCAATCCAGCAAAAAGGCTAAGAACAAAGGTGAACGTACAGAGCACAAAGGTAACGAAGCTCAGAAGCAAGCCAATGCCAAGCTTCCGGTACCTGTATCCAAACAACCGGCATCGAAAAAACTCCCGATGGTAGCAAAAGCAAGCACGCCGAACCCGCCTTCGGGCAAAGCGGAAAACAACGGAAACCGGCACAACAACCGAAACCGGAATAACCGGCGCCCGAAAGGAAATGAAGAAGGAGACGCCTCATCGGCCACAAATATAAAGGCCAATTAA
- a CDS encoding gliding motility lipoprotein GldH → MALSNKDEIMKRFTPLFIMAMPFFLAGCENDATVYHQYRTVSPQGWEREDTLSFVLPDSTFTEHCYQLEIGLRHTENYAYRDLWIAIIRPHSVPPACDTLHLELADRKGKWHGEGNSSTLYQFHAPAGKITLSHADTLVQLVHLMASPCLKGITDAGIRLSLTGSVDTQKDK, encoded by the coding sequence GTGGCTCTATCAAACAAAGACGAAATCATGAAACGCTTCACTCCCCTTTTCATCATGGCAATGCCCTTCTTCTTAGCCGGATGCGAAAACGATGCAACCGTCTATCACCAATACCGCACCGTATCGCCTCAGGGCTGGGAACGGGAAGACACCCTTTCGTTCGTCCTCCCCGACTCAACTTTCACAGAGCATTGCTATCAACTGGAAATCGGATTGCGGCATACAGAAAACTATGCCTACCGTGATTTATGGATAGCCATCATCCGTCCTCATTCCGTTCCCCCGGCTTGTGACACCCTCCATCTGGAACTTGCCGACAGGAAGGGGAAATGGCATGGAGAAGGAAACTCAAGCACTTTGTACCAATTTCATGCCCCTGCCGGGAAAATTACACTTTCGCATGCCGACACGTTGGTGCAATTGGTACACCTCATGGCTTCCCCTTGCCTGAAAGGCATTACCGATGCGGGCATCCGTCTATCGCTCACGGGAAGCGTCGATACGCAAAAAGACAAATAA
- the rodA gene encoding rod shape-determining protein RodA has translation MAYKKDSVWKSVDWWTIALYLVLVVCGWFSVCGASYDYGDPDFFDLGTRAGKQLMWIGCSLVLGFVLLMLEDRLYDTYAYLIYGILLLLLFGTIFNPHEIKGSRSWIVLGPVSLQPAEFAKFATALALAKFMGEYTYSIERGRDMLLSLVIILVPMILIICQKETGSALVYLAFFLVLYREGMTGSILFAGVCSIIYFIVGIRFGDDLMSDGYTSWGEFSVLGLIVAFSGLLVNSYCKESRKPVTYILSIGLGVTFLSLLFSLYVIPFNVVYVQVGLCVALCIYLIFLALHERVRNYFYIFLFAIGSIGFFLSADYVFNNVLEAHQQVRIKVLLGMEDDPTGAGYNVNQSKIAIGSGGFLGKGFLNGTQTKLKYVPEQDTDFIFCTVGEEQGFVGASTVIILFAVFIWRLIYLAERQSTRFGRVYGYSVLSIFFFHLFVNIGMVLGLTPVIGIPLPFFSYGGSSLWGFTILLFVFLRIDASRER, from the coding sequence ATGGCTTACAAGAAAGATAGTGTATGGAAATCGGTGGACTGGTGGACCATTGCGCTTTATCTGGTGCTTGTGGTTTGCGGGTGGTTCAGCGTGTGCGGAGCAAGCTATGATTATGGCGACCCCGACTTCTTCGATTTAGGAACCCGTGCCGGAAAGCAATTGATGTGGATTGGATGTTCGCTGGTATTGGGGTTTGTCTTATTGATGTTGGAAGACCGGCTTTACGATACCTATGCTTATTTGATTTATGGCATTTTGCTCTTGTTGTTGTTCGGAACGATATTTAATCCGCATGAAATCAAGGGCTCTCGTTCATGGATTGTGTTGGGACCTGTCAGCTTGCAACCGGCTGAGTTCGCTAAGTTTGCTACGGCGCTCGCGCTCGCCAAGTTTATGGGAGAATATACTTATTCGATTGAACGCGGACGTGATATGCTGCTTTCTTTGGTTATTATCCTTGTGCCCATGATACTTATTATCTGCCAGAAAGAGACCGGTTCGGCATTGGTTTACCTTGCGTTTTTTCTGGTGCTGTATCGGGAGGGGATGACCGGTTCGATTCTTTTTGCAGGGGTGTGTTCGATTATTTATTTTATCGTAGGAATCCGGTTCGGAGATGATTTGATGTCGGACGGGTATACTTCGTGGGGCGAGTTTTCCGTATTGGGATTGATAGTGGCTTTTTCAGGCTTGTTGGTCAATTCTTATTGCAAGGAAAGCCGGAAACCGGTTACGTATATCCTTTCCATAGGATTGGGAGTCACATTCTTAAGTTTGCTTTTTTCGCTTTATGTCATTCCTTTTAATGTGGTATATGTGCAGGTCGGTTTATGCGTAGCGTTGTGCATTTACTTGATATTTCTTGCTTTGCACGAGCGTGTCCGTAACTATTTTTATATCTTCCTTTTTGCCATAGGGTCGATAGGTTTCTTCCTTTCAGCAGATTATGTATTCAATAATGTATTAGAGGCACACCAGCAAGTCCGGATTAAGGTTTTGCTGGGTATGGAAGACGACCCTACGGGAGCTGGGTATAATGTCAATCAAAGTAAGATTGCCATAGGGTCGGGAGGATTCTTGGGGAAAGGTTTCCTGAATGGTACGCAAACCAAGCTGAAATATGTGCCCGAACAGGATACCGATTTTATCTTTTGCACCGTAGGCGAGGAACAGGGATTTGTGGGGGCATCGACGGTCATTATCCTTTTTGCCGTGTTTATCTGGAGGCTGATTTATTTGGCTGAACGGCAATCCACACGTTTCGGGCGGGTGTACGGGTATAGTGTGCTGAGCATTTTCTTTTTTCATCTATTTGTCAATATCGGCATGGTGCTCGGCTTGACTCCGGTTATCGGCATTCCTTTGCCTTTCTTCAGTTATGGCGGCTCTTCGTTGTGGGGATTCACTATCTTGTTATTTGTCTTTTTGCGTATCGACGCTTCCCGTGAGCGATAG
- the mrdA gene encoding penicillin-binding protein 2, protein MDRNYQLVKRKYVIGGAVLAVVLLFIMRLFALQILSDDYKKNADSNALLRRVQYPSRGVMYDRTDKLLVYNQPAYDITVIMKEITRLDTADLCRTLKLTPEFVRRRFKDLKNRKLNPGYSPYTHQVFLTQLSAEDCGVFQEKMFMFPGFYIQRRTIRQYSYHAGAHILGDISEVSKGDIEKDEYYEPGDFIGSLGVERSYEKQLRGEKGVEILLRDAHGRIQGNYMDGKFDKAPVPGKNLTLSLDIELQMLGERLLEGKIGSIVAIEPSTGEVLCLVSSPTYDPSMMIGRNRGKNHQMMARDPWKPLLNRAIMGTYPPGSTFKTTQALTYLQEGIITPNTMYSCVKGFSFRGLHVGCHAHPSPLPLIPAIATSCNGYFCWGLYHMIGAHQKYGSVQKAMNTWRDYMVSMGFGYTLGIDLPGEKRGMIPNAQFYDKAYRGSWNGLTIISIAIGQGEVTATPLQIANLGATIANRGYFITPHVVKKIEGEQIDSVYRTKRYTKVEPVHYEEVVQGMRAAVLGGTCRMANLPDIEVCGKTGTAQNHGKDHSAFMGFAPMNNPKIAIAVYVENGGWGATYGVPIGRLMIEKYLTGKLTEADEALASDIQHRRIDYGLQER, encoded by the coding sequence GTGGACCGGAATTATCAGTTGGTAAAAAGGAAGTATGTGATTGGCGGGGCAGTACTGGCGGTAGTCCTTCTTTTCATCATGCGTTTGTTTGCCTTGCAGATTCTAAGCGATGATTATAAAAAGAATGCCGACAGCAATGCGTTGTTGCGGAGGGTGCAATATCCCAGCCGTGGAGTCATGTACGACCGTACGGACAAGTTATTGGTTTATAACCAGCCCGCATACGATATTACGGTCATCATGAAAGAGATAACCCGCCTTGATACAGCCGATTTGTGCCGTACGTTAAAGCTTACGCCTGAGTTTGTAAGGCGCAGGTTCAAGGACTTGAAGAACAGGAAACTGAATCCCGGATACTCTCCTTATACCCATCAAGTATTCCTTACCCAGCTTTCGGCGGAGGATTGTGGCGTTTTTCAGGAAAAGATGTTCATGTTCCCCGGCTTTTACATCCAGCGCCGTACCATCCGGCAATATAGCTATCATGCGGGCGCGCATATCTTGGGAGATATTTCGGAGGTGTCTAAGGGCGATATAGAAAAGGATGAATATTATGAGCCGGGCGACTTTATCGGGAGCTTGGGCGTGGAGCGTTCATACGAAAAGCAATTGCGGGGCGAGAAAGGTGTGGAAATTTTGTTGCGTGATGCGCACGGACGCATTCAGGGGAATTATATGGACGGGAAGTTCGATAAGGCTCCCGTTCCGGGAAAGAACCTTACACTAAGCTTGGATATTGAACTTCAGATGCTGGGAGAACGGTTGCTGGAAGGGAAAATCGGAAGCATTGTGGCGATAGAACCTTCTACGGGAGAAGTGTTGTGCCTGGTATCTTCTCCTACGTACGACCCCAGTATGATGATTGGGCGAAACCGGGGGAAGAACCATCAGATGATGGCACGCGACCCTTGGAAACCCTTGCTCAACCGCGCGATAATGGGAACGTATCCGCCTGGTTCCACTTTTAAGACAACGCAGGCTCTGACTTATTTGCAAGAAGGGATTATTACGCCGAATACAATGTATTCTTGTGTGAAAGGGTTTTCTTTCCGTGGGCTTCATGTGGGATGCCATGCGCATCCGTCTCCTTTGCCGCTGATTCCGGCAATCGCAACCTCGTGTAACGGTTATTTTTGCTGGGGTTTATATCACATGATTGGGGCGCACCAAAAGTACGGGTCGGTACAGAAGGCCATGAATACATGGCGCGACTATATGGTGTCAATGGGATTTGGATATACATTGGGCATTGATTTGCCGGGAGAGAAGCGTGGGATGATACCGAATGCCCAGTTCTATGATAAAGCCTATCGGGGGTCGTGGAACGGATTGACTATTATCAGTATCGCCATAGGGCAGGGCGAGGTGACCGCTACGCCTTTGCAGATAGCTAATTTGGGCGCGACAATCGCTAACCGTGGGTATTTCATCACACCGCACGTCGTGAAAAAGATAGAAGGTGAGCAAATCGATTCGGTGTACCGTACCAAACGGTATACGAAGGTGGAGCCGGTGCATTACGAGGAGGTGGTGCAGGGGATGCGTGCGGCGGTATTGGGCGGGACATGCCGGATGGCGAACCTTCCTGACATAGAGGTCTGCGGGAAGACCGGAACGGCGCAGAACCATGGGAAAGACCATTCTGCTTTTATGGGATTTGCTCCCATGAACAATCCGAAAATAGCCATAGCCGTTTACGTGGAAAACGGAGGATGGGGAGCCACTTACGGAGTACCTATCGGGAGATTGATGATAGAGAAATACTTAACGGGAAAATTGACGGAAGCGGATGAAGCGTTGGCTTCCGATATTCAACACAGAAGAATTGATTATGGCTTACAAGAAAGATAG
- the mreC gene encoding rod shape-determining protein MreC encodes MRNLLNFLLKYDYWLLFIFLEAVSFTLLFRFNHYQGSVFFTSANRVVGYVDEMVYEVSSYFGLRSVNRKLVDRNVALELEVKRLKEALKERETDTLLIRQMQRDALRDYLVVPAQVVNNSITRSNNFITIDKGMSDSIHAEMGVLNGNSIVGIVYQASAHYALVLPLLNSRSNISCKIQRTDYFGVLKWDGGSSQYAWLQDIPRHSEFTLGDTIVTSGHSAVFPEGIPVGIVDDRKDSQDGLSYLLKVRLLTDFARLTDVSVIRYNGRAEQAALEDSIH; translated from the coding sequence ATGCGGAACCTGCTGAACTTTTTATTGAAATATGATTACTGGCTGCTTTTTATTTTCTTGGAAGCAGTCAGTTTCACTTTATTGTTCCGTTTCAATCATTATCAGGGAAGCGTATTCTTTACTTCTGCCAATCGTGTGGTCGGTTATGTGGACGAAATGGTTTATGAAGTGTCGTCCTATTTTGGCTTGCGCTCTGTAAATCGGAAGCTGGTAGACCGTAACGTTGCTTTAGAACTGGAAGTGAAGCGTTTGAAGGAAGCCCTGAAAGAGCGTGAAACAGATACGCTTCTTATCCGGCAAATGCAACGCGATGCATTGAGGGATTACCTTGTGGTTCCGGCGCAGGTCGTAAATAACAGCATCACGCGAAGCAATAATTTCATAACGATAGATAAAGGCATGTCCGACAGTATCCATGCGGAAATGGGTGTATTGAATGGCAATAGCATTGTAGGCATTGTTTATCAGGCATCGGCACATTATGCATTGGTGCTTCCCCTGCTGAATTCAAGAAGCAACATTAGTTGCAAGATACAGCGTACGGATTATTTTGGCGTATTGAAATGGGACGGAGGCTCTTCGCAATATGCCTGGTTGCAGGATATTCCCCGCCATTCTGAATTTACGTTGGGTGATACCATTGTAACGAGCGGGCATAGCGCCGTGTTTCCGGAAGGCATTCCGGTGGGTATCGTGGATGACCGGAAAGACAGTCAGGACGGGTTGTCTTATCTTTTGAAAGTACGTTTGCTGACGGATTTTGCGCGGTTGACCGATGTGAGTGTCATCCGCTACAACGGAAGGGCGGAGCAGGCCGCGCTGGAAGATAGTATTCATTAA
- a CDS encoding rod shape-determining protein — MGLFSFTQEIAMDLGTANTIILSNDKIVVDEPSVVALDRRTDKMIAVGERAKMMYEKENPNIRTVRPLRDGVIADFNACEQMMRGLIKKVNPGRRLFTPSLRMVIGVPSGSTEVELRAVRDSAEHAGGRDVYLIFEPMAAAIGIGLDVEAPEGNMIVDIGGGSTEIAVISLGGIVSNNSIRIAGDDLTADIQEYMSRQHNVKVSERMAERIKIHVGAALTDLGDDAPEDYIVRGPNRITALPMEVPVCYQEIAHCLEKSIAKIETAVLNALENTPPELYADIVSNGIYLAGGGALLRGLDKRLTDKINIPFHIAEDPLLSVAKGTGIALKNVDRFSFLMR; from the coding sequence ATGGGATTGTTTTCTTTTACACAAGAAATAGCGATGGACCTTGGTACGGCAAATACCATTATCCTGAGCAATGATAAGATTGTGGTGGATGAACCTTCGGTAGTTGCGTTAGACCGCCGTACGGATAAGATGATTGCTGTAGGCGAACGGGCTAAGATGATGTACGAAAAGGAAAATCCGAATATCCGTACCGTGCGGCCGTTGCGTGATGGGGTCATCGCGGACTTTAATGCTTGTGAACAGATGATGCGCGGATTGATTAAAAAGGTGAATCCGGGACGCCGTTTGTTTACGCCTTCGCTCCGTATGGTGATTGGCGTGCCTTCGGGCTCGACCGAGGTGGAATTGCGTGCGGTGCGTGATAGCGCCGAGCATGCCGGAGGGCGCGATGTGTATCTGATATTCGAGCCGATGGCGGCTGCTATCGGTATCGGGCTGGATGTGGAAGCTCCGGAAGGCAATATGATTGTAGATATAGGCGGAGGGTCGACTGAGATTGCCGTCATTTCATTGGGCGGCATTGTTTCGAACAATTCCATTCGTATCGCAGGCGATGACTTGACGGCTGATATTCAGGAGTATATGAGCCGCCAGCACAATGTGAAAGTGAGCGAGCGTATGGCGGAACGTATCAAGATTCATGTAGGCGCTGCTTTGACCGACTTGGGCGATGATGCGCCCGAAGACTATATCGTGCGTGGGCCGAACCGCATTACGGCATTGCCGATGGAAGTGCCTGTATGCTATCAGGAAATTGCGCATTGCCTGGAGAAGAGCATAGCCAAGATTGAGACAGCGGTGCTGAATGCATTGGAGAATACGCCTCCCGAACTGTATGCGGACATTGTGAGCAATGGCATTTATTTGGCTGGCGGGGGAGCATTGCTTCGCGGATTGGATAAACGGTTGACGGATAAAATCAACATCCCGTTCCATATAGCGGAAGATCCTCTGTTGAGTGTGGCGAAAGGCACGGGAATCGCGTTGAAGAATGTAGACCGTTTTTCGTTCCTGATGCGGTAA